A genomic stretch from Serratia entomophila includes:
- a CDS encoding LacI family DNA-binding transcriptional regulator — translation MITMLDVSIRAGVSKATVSRVLNGTGQVKKSTREAVFRAMDELGYRPNFLAQSLANRSSNSIGLVVSNFDGPYFGRLLRQAAKQTEASGKHLIVTDGHDTPEDELQAVQLLADRRCDAIVLYTRFMSEEALMHLLEKLPVPVMVINRDLPQARSRCVFFEQQQAAFHAVDYLIRQGHRDVACITGPIATPTAQARLAGYRQALAHHQITFDDARVAHGDSRVESGYRGAQRLLAGGTRFSALFACNDDMAIGAMKALQEAGKRLPQDVSLFGFDDEPSAAYLQPALSTVYLPIDSMIEAAISQALRLIGGEKVQPLAPFTGELKLRDSVAPGPYASSLPLAQTP, via the coding sequence ATGATCACCATGCTGGATGTTTCCATTCGCGCGGGGGTGTCCAAAGCCACGGTTTCGCGCGTGCTGAATGGCACCGGCCAGGTGAAAAAAAGCACCCGGGAGGCGGTGTTCAGGGCAATGGATGAGCTGGGCTATCGGCCGAATTTTTTGGCGCAGTCGCTGGCAAACAGAAGCTCCAACAGCATCGGCCTGGTGGTCTCCAACTTCGACGGCCCCTACTTTGGCCGCCTGCTGCGCCAGGCCGCCAAGCAAACTGAAGCCAGCGGCAAACACCTTATCGTCACCGACGGCCACGATACGCCGGAAGACGAACTGCAGGCGGTGCAGCTGTTGGCCGACCGCCGCTGCGACGCCATCGTGCTCTATACCCGCTTCATGTCCGAAGAGGCGCTGATGCACCTGCTGGAAAAACTGCCGGTGCCGGTGATGGTGATCAACCGCGATCTGCCGCAGGCGCGCTCGCGCTGCGTATTCTTCGAACAGCAGCAGGCCGCCTTCCATGCGGTGGATTATCTGATTCGCCAGGGGCATCGCGATGTCGCCTGCATCACCGGCCCGATCGCCACGCCAACCGCCCAGGCGCGACTGGCGGGGTATCGGCAGGCGTTGGCCCATCACCAGATTACCTTTGACGATGCCCGGGTGGCCCACGGAGACAGCCGCGTAGAAAGCGGCTATCGCGGCGCTCAGCGCCTGCTGGCCGGCGGAACCCGCTTCAGCGCACTGTTCGCCTGCAACGACGACATGGCAATCGGCGCGATGAAAGCGCTGCAGGAAGCCGGCAAGCGGCTGCCGCAGGACGTCTCGCTATTCGGCTTCGACGACGAACCCAGCGCCGCCTATCTGCAACCCGCTCTCTCCACCGTTTACCTGCCGATCGACAGCATGATTGAAGCCGCCATCAGCCAGGCGTTACGCCTGATCGGCGGCGAAAAGGTGCAGCCGCTGGCGCCGTTCACCGGCGAACTGAAACTGCGCGACTCAGTCGCGCCCGGCCCCTACGCCAGCTCATTGCCGCTGGCGCAGACGCCGTGA
- the lysA gene encoding diaminopimelate decarboxylase translates to MPRPLNTTTTALNAANLLALPQRFGCPVWAYDADIISQRIAQLRHFDVIRFAQKACSNIHILRLMREQGVKVDSVSLGEIERALQAGFQPGGEPSEIVFTADLLDQATLARVSELKIPVNAGSIDMLDQLGQASSGHPVWLRVNPGFGHGHSQKTNTGGENSKHGIWYADLPQAVEKIQQYGLKLIGVHMHIGSGVDYQHLERVCDAMVQQVIELGQDISAISAGGGLSVPYQFGEEAVDTEHYFGLWNSARERIAAHLGHPVHLEIEPGRFLMAEAGVLVAEVRAVKSMGSRNFVLVDAGFNDLMRPAMYGSYHHISLLPADGRDTAQQPLRDTVIAGPLCESGDVFTQQAGGGLETRELPPVNIGDYLVFHDTGAYGSSMSSNYNSRPLLPEVLFENGEPRLIRRRQTIEELIALELI, encoded by the coding sequence ATGCCTCGCCCGTTGAACACCACCACCACCGCCCTGAATGCCGCTAACCTGCTGGCGTTGCCGCAGCGCTTCGGTTGCCCGGTTTGGGCCTACGATGCGGACATCATCAGCCAGCGCATCGCTCAGCTGCGTCACTTTGACGTGATCCGCTTCGCTCAGAAAGCCTGTTCGAACATCCATATTTTGCGTCTGATGCGCGAGCAGGGCGTGAAAGTGGATTCGGTGTCACTGGGAGAGATAGAACGCGCGCTGCAGGCGGGTTTTCAACCGGGCGGCGAACCGAGCGAGATCGTGTTTACCGCCGATCTGCTGGATCAGGCGACGCTGGCGCGCGTCAGCGAGCTGAAAATTCCGGTGAACGCCGGCTCCATCGACATGTTGGATCAGCTGGGCCAGGCTTCCTCCGGGCACCCGGTGTGGCTGCGCGTCAACCCGGGCTTTGGCCACGGCCATAGCCAGAAAACCAATACCGGCGGTGAAAACAGCAAGCACGGTATTTGGTATGCCGATTTGCCGCAGGCGGTGGAAAAAATTCAGCAATATGGCCTGAAGTTGATCGGCGTGCATATGCATATAGGCTCAGGCGTCGACTACCAGCACCTGGAGCGCGTTTGTGATGCGATGGTGCAGCAGGTGATTGAACTTGGCCAGGACATCAGCGCCATTTCCGCCGGCGGCGGGCTGTCTGTTCCTTACCAGTTCGGTGAGGAGGCGGTTGATACTGAACATTATTTTGGCCTTTGGAACAGCGCGCGCGAACGCATTGCCGCCCATTTGGGCCATCCGGTGCATCTGGAGATTGAGCCGGGGCGCTTCCTGATGGCAGAGGCTGGGGTGCTGGTGGCCGAGGTGCGCGCGGTGAAAAGCATGGGCAGCCGCAATTTCGTGTTGGTGGACGCCGGGTTTAACGATCTGATGCGCCCGGCAATGTACGGCAGCTATCATCATATTTCGCTGCTGCCGGCGGATGGCCGCGATACGGCGCAGCAGCCGCTGCGCGACACGGTGATCGCCGGGCCGCTGTGCGAATCGGGCGACGTCTTTACCCAGCAGGCGGGCGGTGGGCTGGAAACCCGCGAACTGCCGCCGGTGAACATAGGCGATTATCTGGTGTTCCACGACACCGGTGCTTACGGTTCATCGATGTCTTCCAATTACAACAGCCGCCCGCTGCTGCCGGAAGTGCTGTTCGAAAACGGCGAGCCGCGCCTGATCCGCCGCCGCCAGACCATCGAAGAGCTGATCGCGCTGGAACTGATCTGA
- a CDS encoding GNAT family N-acetyltransferase, with product MDDGIDIVPLADCPQHRQQVIDWLWRAFGSENSRAFFASVVESSLRGAGLPITFIALQEGRPLGTVGLWRCDLISRQDLTPWLAALYVEESRRGGGLGLRLQQHVQEYGRRAGFSELYLYAEFSGYYERHGWRYIGDGLDYPDRPVRLYHRTLD from the coding sequence ATGGACGACGGGATTGATATCGTGCCGCTGGCGGACTGCCCGCAGCATCGGCAACAGGTGATCGACTGGCTGTGGCGGGCGTTCGGCAGCGAGAACAGCCGTGCGTTTTTCGCCAGCGTGGTGGAGAGCAGCCTGCGCGGCGCGGGCCTGCCGATCACCTTTATCGCGCTGCAGGAGGGAAGGCCGCTGGGCACCGTCGGCCTGTGGCGTTGCGACCTGATCAGCCGGCAGGATCTGACCCCTTGGCTGGCGGCGTTATACGTAGAAGAAAGCCGGCGCGGCGGCGGTTTGGGCCTGCGGTTGCAGCAGCACGTGCAGGAATACGGCCGGCGCGCCGGCTTCTCTGAGCTGTATCTTTACGCCGAATTCAGCGGCTATTACGAACGTCACGGCTGGCGTTACATCGGTGATGGGCTGGATTACCCCGATCGCCCGGTGCGGCTGTATCACCGAACGCTGGATTAA
- a CDS encoding LysR family transcriptional regulator: MHAITLRQIEIFRAVMTTGNLTEAAALLQTSQPTVSRELARFEKLIQLQLFDRVRGRLSPTVQGLRLFEEVQRSYYGLDRIVNAAAGIRQFQQAQLSIVCLPVFSQSLLPAVCQPFIARYPEVSFSVIPQESPLLEEWLSAQRHDLGLTENTLTPAGTERVTLMTLNEVCVLPAGHPLLAKAVLTPQDFAGHRFISLSSTDSYRQLLDALFNEQGVERRLVMETHSAASVCAMVREGVGLSIVNPLTALDYAASGVHLRPFSVDVPFTVSLIRPLHRPSSALVTAFIDHLHRQAETLPARLNAVIRR; the protein is encoded by the coding sequence ATGCATGCGATCACCCTGCGCCAGATTGAGATTTTTCGTGCGGTAATGACCACCGGCAACCTGACCGAGGCGGCGGCGTTGCTGCAAACCTCGCAGCCGACCGTCAGCCGAGAGCTGGCGCGCTTCGAGAAACTGATCCAGCTGCAGCTGTTCGATCGGGTGCGTGGCCGCTTGTCCCCCACGGTGCAAGGGCTGCGGCTGTTTGAAGAGGTGCAGCGTTCCTATTACGGCCTTGACCGCATCGTCAACGCCGCCGCCGGCATCCGTCAGTTTCAGCAGGCGCAGCTGTCGATCGTCTGCCTGCCGGTCTTCTCGCAATCGCTGCTGCCGGCGGTATGCCAACCCTTTATCGCACGTTATCCGGAGGTCAGCTTCAGCGTTATTCCACAGGAATCGCCGCTGTTGGAGGAATGGCTGTCGGCGCAGCGCCACGATCTGGGGCTGACGGAGAATACGCTTACGCCGGCGGGCACCGAACGGGTGACGCTGATGACGCTGAATGAAGTGTGCGTGCTGCCGGCCGGGCACCCGTTATTGGCGAAAGCAGTGCTGACGCCGCAGGACTTTGCCGGCCACCGCTTTATCAGCCTGTCGAGCACCGACAGCTATCGTCAACTGCTTGATGCGCTGTTCAACGAGCAAGGGGTGGAACGCCGCCTGGTGATGGAAACCCACAGCGCGGCCTCGGTCTGTGCGATGGTGAGAGAAGGGGTCGGGCTGTCGATCGTCAACCCGCTGACGGCGCTCGACTACGCCGCCAGCGGCGTGCACCTGCGCCCATTCAGCGTCGACGTGCCCTTTACCGTTAGCCTGATCCGGCCGCTGCATCGCCCTTCTTCGGCGCTGGTCACGGCCTTTATCGATCACTTGCACCGGCAGGCGGAGACGCTCCCCGCCCGCCTGA
- the galR gene encoding HTH-type transcriptional regulator GalR produces MATIKDVARLAGVSVATVSRVINNSPKASEGSRTAVQAAMAQLQYHPNANARALAQQSTETLGLIVSDVSDPFFGAMVKAVEQVAYATHNFLLIGNGYHEAEKERQAIEQLVRHRCAALVVHAKRLTDQELSGWMQQIPGMVLINRTLPGFETRCVALDDRYGAWLATRHLIQQGHQRIAIICSTHQISDATDRLQGYLDALQEHGIAVDEKLIAYGEPDEVGGEQAMTELLGRGKNFTAVTCYNDPMAAGALSVLSDNSVDVPGEISLIGFDDVLISRYLRPRLTTIRYPIVAMATQAAELALALANRQPLPEITNMFSPTLVRRHSVASINNVYEQN; encoded by the coding sequence ATGGCTACGATAAAGGATGTTGCCAGGCTGGCGGGTGTTTCCGTGGCCACGGTATCCCGCGTGATAAACAATTCCCCCAAGGCCAGCGAAGGCTCGCGCACTGCGGTGCAGGCCGCCATGGCGCAACTGCAGTATCACCCCAACGCCAACGCCCGCGCGCTGGCACAGCAATCGACCGAGACGCTCGGCCTGATTGTCTCCGACGTTTCCGATCCTTTCTTCGGCGCGATGGTGAAAGCGGTTGAACAGGTGGCCTACGCCACCCACAATTTCCTGCTGATTGGCAACGGTTACCATGAAGCGGAGAAAGAACGCCAGGCGATCGAACAGCTGGTGCGGCATCGCTGCGCCGCGCTGGTGGTGCACGCCAAGCGGCTGACCGATCAGGAGCTCAGCGGCTGGATGCAGCAGATCCCGGGCATGGTGCTGATCAACCGCACGCTGCCGGGATTTGAAACGCGCTGCGTGGCGCTGGACGATCGTTATGGCGCCTGGCTGGCGACCCGCCACCTGATCCAGCAAGGCCATCAGCGTATCGCCATCATCTGTTCCACCCACCAGATTTCCGACGCCACCGATCGCCTGCAGGGCTACCTTGATGCGCTGCAGGAGCACGGCATTGCGGTGGACGAGAAGCTGATTGCCTATGGCGAGCCGGATGAAGTCGGCGGCGAACAGGCGATGACCGAACTGCTTGGCCGCGGTAAAAACTTCACCGCCGTCACCTGTTACAACGATCCGATGGCCGCCGGCGCGCTGTCGGTGCTGAGTGACAACAGCGTTGACGTGCCAGGCGAAATTTCCCTGATTGGTTTTGATGACGTGCTGATTTCACGCTATCTGCGGCCGCGCCTGACCACCATCCGCTACCCGATCGTGGCGATGGCGACCCAGGCGGCGGAGCTGGCGCTGGCGCTGGCCAACCGCCAGCCGCTGCCGGAAATCACCAACATGTTCAGCCCTACGCTGGTGCGGCGCCATTCGGTCGCCAGCATCAATAACGTTTACGAGCAGAATTAA